Within Chlamydia pneumoniae TW-183, the genomic segment TCATCGACATCTGCCCAAGGAAACACGACTCTTCCCTTGCTATAATCTTCGAAAACACATTCCCCTGATAAGGGAACTTTAAGACGAATGGTGTAGGGCTGACCTGCTGCCTCTCGTGAGGCTACCTCTTCGGGAGAGAGGTACCTGTACCTGCGATCGTATCCCCCACGATAACCGAGGGTACTTGCCACAGCGCGCATTTCTGCGAGTTCTTGAGGGGTTGCAAAGCACTTATAAGCGCAATCTGTCTTTAAAAGTGTCTCAACATACCCTTGATAGATTTTCGTGCGTTCTGACTGACGATAGGGGCCATAGGGGCCGCCTACATCAGGGCCCTCATCCCATTGGATCCCGCACCAACGAAGAGCTGAGAAAATATTTTCTTCGTAATCTTGGCGACTACGTGTTCTATCCGTATCTTCGATACGGAGGATCATTTTCCCTTTAAATCGTTTTGCAAAGATTTCATTAAACAGAGCCATATAGGCGGTACCTACATGAGGATCTCCTGTAGGTGAAGGAGCTACCCTAACACGGACATTTTCCCAATTCATGATTCTTTTATCCTTAGACCAGAGAGACTTCATACCCTGAAAACGGCTATTTCTTCAAGGGAAATCCTCTCTGCAGAAATGCATAAATCCAAAAATAAAAGAAACTCCTTAATTTAATAAAAAATTAAGGAGTTTCTCAAAAAAATCACGAAAGGATATTTCGCCACCCTTAGATCGGGGATCGCCTTTAAAGTATCAGAAAGAAGTAGTTAATCAACAATGTTGTAAGTAGAAAATCGAAAAATCGAGAGCGAGTTAGTTAGATTCAGGAAAAATTTCAGTAGGAGGTTCGAAATTTGGAGCCTGATGTTCTTTCGGTTCAGCTCCTTTTAGTTTTTTAGCTGCTTGCTTACTCAGATACTCATTCTTATATCTTTCAATCTCAGATACGTGAATTACCCAAGCGGCTCCCTTACGCTCTCCTCGTATGGTTCCCGTACGAGTTGCATAGTAGACCTTCTGCACAGGTATTCCTAAAATCTGAGCAACCTGATTTATGGAGTAGCATCCTTTACCGTTATCGAAAACAAGCTCTCCTTGATAAAGAGATTTCTTTCGAG encodes:
- a CDS encoding helix-turn-helix domain-containing protein, producing the protein MACEQHEGCYELEEREEIEDIKDSDTKWVSITQAAKLHNVTRQAIYVAIKQKKLKASKETRWEIDIKDLEEYKRNRYSRKKSLYQGELVFDNGKGCYSINQVAQILGIPVQKVYYATRTGTIRGERKGAAWVIHVSEIERYKNEYLSKQAAKKLKGAEPKEHQAPNFEPPTEIFPESN